Proteins found in one Chionomys nivalis chromosome 15, mChiNiv1.1, whole genome shotgun sequence genomic segment:
- the LOC130887203 gene encoding uncharacterized protein LOC130887203 encodes MEIAMEIAMEIAMEIAMDRTSQIVCVEDRVCTTSSGVCTTSSGVCTTSSGVCTTSGVCTTSSGVCTTSSGVCTTSSGVCTTSSGVCTTSSGVCTTSSGVYTTSSGVSTT; translated from the exons ATGGAGATCGCTATGGAGATCGCTATGGAGATCGCTATGGAGATCGCTATGGACAGAACTTCCCAAATTGTGTGCGTGGAAGATC GTGTGTGTACAACCTCCTCAGGTGTGTGTACAACCTCCTCAGGTGTGTGTACAACCTCCTCAGGTGTGTGTACAACCTCAGGTGTGTGTACAACCTCCTCAGGTGTGTGTACAACCTCCTCAGGTGTGTGTACAACCTCCTCAG GTGTGTGTACAACCTCCTCAGGTGTGTGTACAACCTCCTCAGGTGTGTGTACAACCTCCTCAGGTGTGTATACAACCTCCTCAGGTGTGTCTACAACCTAG